From the Aquirufa lenticrescens genome, the window ATCCGTTCGCAATTTCCGGATCTAAAAGCGAGACCCTTTTTGTTCGGGGAAACGGCAAATACCTATGATATTCCAGGGTTCAAAGGGAATGTAGGAGTTATCGCGGCATTTACGCGGACCTTTTGTGGAAGTTGCAATCGCATTCGTTTGACTGCCAAAGGTCAAGTCAAGACTTGTCTGTACGATGATGGCGTTTTTGATATGAAGCCGTATCTTCGTAGCGAAGTGAGCGATGAGGAGGTGAAAGCACAATTTTTGAAACTATTTAAATCGCGTCCGTTGGATGGATTTGAAGCAGAAAATAAACGAAAAGGAGTCATCACCGAATCGATGACGACTATTGGAGGTTAAATATTAGCATCTTTATGAATCCATTATCTACCCTGATTGAGAAATTTTCTAGCCTACGCGTTCTCGTGATTGGCGATTTAATGGTGGATGCCTATACCTGGGGAAAGGTGAATCGCATTTCACCAGAAGCACCAGTTCCGGTAGTGAACGTGATAAAGCGTGAATCTCGCTTAGGCGGTGCTGGAAATGTAGTTTTGAACATCGCGAGCCTTGGTGCAAAACCCTATGTTTGCTCGGTTATCGGTGACGATGCCACAGGCGAAACCTTACAAGGAATTCTACAAGCAGCTGGTCTTTCTACTTCAGGGATTATCACTGAAAAAGGTCGTCCTACTACGGTTAAAGAACGTGTTATCGCCGGATCTCAACAATTGATTCGCGTGGATTCGGAAACGGAGGCACCTATTTCAGCAGCTTCGTCTAAAGCCTTATTGGAACAAGTCAAAGCTTGGTTACCAGAGGTCGATGTGATCCTTTTTGAAGATTATGACAAAGGGGTTTTGAGTGCTGAATTGATTCAAGAAATTATTACGCTGGCGAAAGCACGTCAAATTCCAACTGTCGTTGATCCGAAGAAAAAGAACTTCTTCGCATACAGCGGCGCTACTTTGTTCAAGCCTAATTTGAATGAGTTACGTGATGGTTTAGGTTTAGAGGCTGCAGCAATTGCACCCGACGCCATCGCAAAAACAGTCGCTGATTTTAAGGCAGCACAATCCTTCACGGGGTTATTTGTAACGATGTCAGAACGCGGTGTGTATATGGATTTCGCAGCAGACCAAATTCAAATCCCTGCTCACATTCGCCAAATCGCCGATGTTTCAGGAGCCGGAGATACCGTTATTTCGATTGCTGCTTGCGCGCTTGCCGCTGGTGGATCCGCCGCACAAATTGCTGAGCTTGCTAACTTAGGCGGAGGCTTAGTCTGCGAATTTTTAGGGGTTGTTCCGATTGATGTTAACCTACTGAAAAAAGAAGCTGCAAAAATATAAAAAAAGCCCCGAACGAAAATTCGGGGCTTTTTTATGCATTCAGATTTCTTATCCAACCCAAGCCGTAAACTCAATCTCCACTTTATATTGCGGAGCGATCAAGGCTGAGATTTCGTAAATTCCTGTCGTTGGTTTAACATCGCCAAAGAAATGAGCATGTGCACGAGCAATGTCTAAATTCTTTGAAATATCCGTCGTGAAAATACGGGTACGGACCACATCCTTTAACGAAGAGCCAGCCTCTTCTAAAACCACCGCGATTCGTTCGATGATGTTATAGGTTTGGGCATATAAATCGTCAGCCGTTATTTTTTCGCCATCCACCAAGGCAACTGTGCCCGAGATTTCTAACAAATTTCCTGTCTTTACCGCGCGGCAGTAGCCGAAAGTATCTTCGAAGGGAGAACCGCTGGAGATATTAATTCTATTGCTCATTTTCTTTACTGATTTTCGTGATTTTTTGCCATAATTCCGGCTTTGCGTGACGCACCACTTCGCCGATGACGATGACTGCCGGATTAGTCAAGCCCTCTTTGGAAGCCATGGAGGCTAATTCTGCTGCCGAAGATACGCCAATGCGTTGATTTTTCATCGTGCCGTTTTGAATAATAGCTGCTGAGATATCGCCTTTACCGTATTTTTGGCATATGGTAGCGATCTCCTCTAACTTATTCATTCCCATGAGAATAACCAAAGTCGCAGAAGATTGTAAGCCTAAGGCTAAGTCTGCCGTCAAAGAGCCGTCCGATTTCGTGCCCGTCATCACCCAAAAGCTTTCGTTCACTCCACGAATCGTCAACGGAATCTCAGCTGAGCCCGCCGCCGCATAAGACGACGAAATGCCCGGAATGTAATCCGTCAATAAGCCGAACCCGCGCGCGTATTCGATTTCTTCTTGGCCACGGCCAAAGACAAAGGGATCTCCACCTTTCAAGCGGACCACGTGTCCTAAAGCATAAGCTTTTTCTACGATTAATTTATTGATCGCCTCTTGGGAATGGCTTTCACCCGCACGCTTACCCACATAAATCTGCTCGCAGGTAGGGGAGCAATGTGCTAACAAGCTTTGGTTAACTAAAGCATCGTATAAAACGGCCTGCGCAGACGCAATGGCTTTAATGGCTTTCAAGGTGATCAACTCCGGATCGCCTGGGCCAGCACCCACCACCGATAATTTCGGATGGGGCTCTAAAGATCTGAAATGGCTTAAGTTCTTCATACGATTAAGAGCGGGCTACTTTGGCTGATTGTAAAAAGGCATAGGCTTGCGCTGTATAGCGAGTTGCAAACTCGGCAGATGGCTCGTTTTGGTTAATCTGCAACACTAATTCAGCGAATGAAGGTGCTTCCACGGTAAAATCGCCGGTTGCCACAAAGTTTTCATCGAACTTCGTAATCACCGAATGTTGCGTAGGAACTGAAATCGATTTATCTAATAAAAGGGCTTTTGCTGCCGAAATAAACACGCTGTAGGCGTGGTAGATCGCATCCGCATAGCGTTTGTCTTCTAGCGCAGCCGCTGTCCATTCGTATTTCTCGTCTGATTCAAATAACAAAGTCGCCACTAAGTCGATCACGACACCTGCACATTCTCCCACGCCGATTTCGGTAGCGAAGTTTTCTGAAGCGCCCCAGTCGATGAAATCATCGTCCACTAGCGTGCTTAAATCTGCTATGGGCTTCAATAAATCATAGAAATATTTCTCGCCTTGGCGATCGTAATAGCTGTGGAAATATTCTCCCGCTTGTGCGTTTTCTTCGAAGTTATTCAATAAGGTGCGCAAGACTTGTGGACCTCTTTTCGACGGAACTTTGATTACTTTGTCTGCGATTTTTCCTTCGCCATTGCCTAATGTCGCGCCGCCTAATAAGACTTGCAAGGCTGGTAAAACGCGTTTGTCCGCGGCCTTTAACGAAGATCCGTGGAAACCGATCGATGCCATACTATGTTGTCCGCAAGCGTTCATACAGCCGGAGATTTTGATCTTCATCGCACTATCGTGGATCAAAGACGGAAATTCTTCCGTGATGACCGCCTCTAATTTTGAGGTGATATTCGTCGAATCAGAGATCGCTAAATTACACGTGTCTGTTCCCGGGCAAGCCGTGATATTTGCGATGGAATTCGCTCCCGGAGCCGCTAATCCGTGTGCGTCTAATACGGAGTAGACGTAGGCCAAATTCGCCGTAGGAACATATTTTAGCATCAAACCTTGGTTGATCGTGATGCGAATATCATCGCCTATGTAACCAGTTAATGCCTCGATTAAAGAACGAGAAGTAGTACTTGAAATATTACCGTTCAGAATCCGAACATAGACCGCGTGGAATCCTTTTTGCTTTTGTTCAAAGGTATTGGTTGCTAACCAAGTGGCGTAAGCCTCTGAGTTAGGAGTTACCGTCGAAGCCACTAAAGTAGGCGGAGTAACCTCCCAAGCTGTTGCCGGTGGAATTTCGAAAGAGTGATTTTTTAACGCTTTCGATTCCGCTTTTACTAAATCCATAAAGGCCTCGAAGCCGATCTTTTGGATCAAGAATTTCATACGTGCCTTGTGGCGAGAATTGCGTTCGCCGTGGCGATCAAAAACACGCAAAATAGCTTCGATGAATGGAATAACTAGGTTTTCTGCTAGGAATTCGTGAGCTACGTGAGCCAGCATCGGTTGGGCGCCTAAACCACCACCCACGACTACTTTGAAGCCGCGTTTGCCGTCCACGATTTTGGGAATAAAACCTACATCGTGTAAATAGGCTAAAGAAGTATCTTCATCTGTGTTCGAGAAAGACATCTTAATTTTACGACCCATTTCTTGGCAGATAGGGTTGCGCAAAAAGTAACGGAAAGCTGCATCTGCGTGCGGGCTTACATCAAATAATTCTTTCGGATCAATCCCAGAAGTAGGGGAGGCCGTAATGTTACGCACCGTGTTTCCACAAGCCTCGCGCAAGGTGATATCGTCCTGCTCTAATTTTGCCCAAAGTTCTGGCGTACGGTCCAGCGACACGTAGTGAATTTGGATATCTTGACGTGTTGTTAAATGCAGGTTTCCGGTAGAGTATTCGTCTGAAATGTCTGAAATTCGCTTCCATTGGTGGAATTGAATCTTGCCATACGGCAATTTAATGCGGATCATTTGCACCCCCTGTTGGCGTTGACCGTAGACACCGCGCGCCAGGCGAAGACTTCTGAATTTTTCCTCGTGAATCTCTCCAGCCTTGAATTGAGCGATTTTTTTCGCTAAATCCAGGATGTCTTTTTCGACTACGGGGTTTTCTATTTCAGAGCGGAAACTTTGCATAATAAAATCTTGAAATGTTTATAAAGTCTATATAATATATAGATTAGGTGCAAATCTACGAAATAACCTTTTATTGCCAAAGAATTTTTATATTCGTTTTCATAAATCTTCAAACGATGAAAAAACTATTGACGATTCTTTTTTGTGCACTTACGCTTAGCTTGAACGCGCAAACAATTGCGCAAATCGGGAAAGACCCGGCTGGCGTGCAAGTCGTTAAGACGAAACACTCCATTACGATCGCCGGCAAGGTGATTAATTACACGGCGACCACCGGTTATATGCATATGAAGGCAGATACGGGTAAGGTTTTGGCCAAAATCTTCTTCACCTACTACTCCAAAGACGACGAAGAAGGCGCCAAACGCCCAGTCACTTTCACCTTCAACGGTGGCCCAGGCTCTGCCTCTTTATGGTTACACATGGGCGGCGTAGGCCCTAAACGCGTAGTCTTGAAAGACGACGGAACCGCCACTGCAGCCCCTTATTCTTACGTTCCCAATGAATTTTCTTGGTTAGACAAAACGGATTTAGTCTTCATCGACCCCGTTTCCACCGGCTATTCCCGCGCTGTGGGCGAGTCCGCAAGCAAATACCACGGTTACGTAGAGGACATCAAATCCGTAGGCGATTTCGTGCGCAACTTCTTGAGCCGCTACGATCGCTGGGCTTCTCCTAAATTCCTAGCCGGCGAAAGCTACGGAACCACGCGTGCCGCAGGATTATCGAAATTCTTGCAAGACGAACACCGCATCTATATCAATGGTGTTATTTTAATCTCGGCGGTATTAAACTTTGGCACAAACGATTACAACATCGGAAACGATCTACCTCGCGCGCTTTACATTCCATCGTACACCGCTGCCGCTTGGTATCACAAAAAATTAGCCCCAGCCTTACAAGCGAGACCTATCGCAGACGTATTGAAGGAATCCGAGCAATGGGCGATCGGACCCTATGCTACCGCATTAATCAAAGGCGGCTGGATGTCTGACGCAGAAAAATCGACTATCGCTGAAAAGATGGCCTATTATACTGGCCTTTCCAAAGAGCTTTGCCTGCAAGCCAATTTACGTCTAGAGGAAAACCGTTTCTACAAAGCCCTACGCCGTGCAGACGGACTTTCGATCGGTCGTTTAGACGCTCGTTTCACAGGTCGTAACCTAGACGACGCTGGCGAATACGTGGATTTCGATCCATCATTCACAAACATCGATGGACCTTTCACCGCCACGATTAACGATTATTTATCCAAAGAATTGAAGTTCACAGAGGAGAAAGGCTACAACGTCTTCGGCGAAGTATACCCTTGGTCCTATAAAAACGTCCAAAACAAATACTTGAACGTTGCAGAAAGTCTTCGTGATGCGATGGCCAAAAACCCGAACCTGAAAGTCTACCTCGGCTGCGGCTACTACGATTTCGCGACCCCGTACTTCACGGCGGTCTACGACATCGAGCATATGTTCTTGCGTCCCGAACAACGCTCTCGCGTAGACATTAAATACTACGAATCTGGACATATGTATTATATCCACAAACCATCCTTGATCCAATTCAAGAAGGATATCGATTCGTTTTTCGATTCGTCGAAATAATTTGCTATTTTTGCAACCCCACGGGCGCTTATAGAGGGGTGTCCGAGTGGTTTAAGGAGCACGCTTGGAAAGCGTGTGTAGGTCTCAAGCTTACCGAGGGTTCGAATCCCTTCCCCTCTACGAAGCCTCTCAGCGTTAGCTGAGGGGCTTTTTTATTTTCAATTGCGAGTCAAGCTTGCTTGGGCGAGCAAGGGAAAATGAAAAAGCTTCATCCTGAGCGCAGCGCAGGATGTCAGGCTTTGTGCTAGATGCCCTGCGGGCTGACAGCGGAATGAAATGGAGCTGTCACTCCCATTTAAATTCAATTAAGTAACTCTCAATTTTTTTTACGGTTTTATTCTTTAATATCAAAATCTCCATCTATTGATAATATTGATTCGATGTGTGCAAGTCTATTGCATATATAGTTCTGAAATTTGTATCAACAAACAAAGGCAGCAATTATGGTAATCAATACAAACATGTTAAAAAGTAGCCCTCAAGAAATTGTATTTCAAACTGAGAGCGATGGTAAATTTTTAGAATATGAATTGCATCATTCAAGACATTCCCTTCAGCGTTCAAAACAGAGAGGGATATCTAATGAGCAAATTGCTATAGTAACAGAATATGGAAGTTGTATTTATGGTCAGGGTTTGACTTACTACATACTGGGAAAAAAAGATGTTCCCGCCAATCTAAAAAAACAGGCGAGTAAGTTTGAAAATACTATAGTAATAATTGGAGCAAATGGTGACCAAATTGTTACATGTTACAGGAATCGAAATCCGTATCAATGGATTAAGCATAAGCCAAAAGAATTATCACGAAGACAAGCAGCTTAGGTATAAAATATGATAAATACGAAAAAATATAGGATTGCGAAACTAATTATGTTTTTACAATCAAATGGATGGCAGCCCGTTTCAAAACGGAGAATATGCTTGCATTTAAAAATTTCAGAAAGAACGCTCTATCGATATGTTTCATCTGAAATACTTTCTGTTCAAATTAACAATGGTTTTGTTTCTATAATAACTTCTAAATAAATTATGAAAAACTACGAATTAAATTCAATTTTTACTTTTGGTAAATATAAAGGATCGTCACTTCAGCAAGTTTATGGTCAGAATCCTAGTTATATAGAATGGTGTATTCTAAACTTAGAACACTTTAATATTGAAGAGGATGTGTTTTATGAACTTCAAAGTTTAAATT encodes:
- a CDS encoding S10 family peptidase codes for the protein MKKLLTILFCALTLSLNAQTIAQIGKDPAGVQVVKTKHSITIAGKVINYTATTGYMHMKADTGKVLAKIFFTYYSKDDEEGAKRPVTFTFNGGPGSASLWLHMGGVGPKRVVLKDDGTATAAPYSYVPNEFSWLDKTDLVFIDPVSTGYSRAVGESASKYHGYVEDIKSVGDFVRNFLSRYDRWASPKFLAGESYGTTRAAGLSKFLQDEHRIYINGVILISAVLNFGTNDYNIGNDLPRALYIPSYTAAAWYHKKLAPALQARPIADVLKESEQWAIGPYATALIKGGWMSDAEKSTIAEKMAYYTGLSKELCLQANLRLEENRFYKALRRADGLSIGRLDARFTGRNLDDAGEYVDFDPSFTNIDGPFTATINDYLSKELKFTEEKGYNVFGEVYPWSYKNVQNKYLNVAESLRDAMAKNPNLKVYLGCGYYDFATPYFTAVYDIEHMFLRPEQRSRVDIKYYESGHMYYIHKPSLIQFKKDIDSFFDSSK
- a CDS encoding HEPN domain-containing protein — its product is MQSFRSEIENPVVEKDILDLAKKIAQFKAGEIHEEKFRSLRLARGVYGQRQQGVQMIRIKLPYGKIQFHQWKRISDISDEYSTGNLHLTTRQDIQIHYVSLDRTPELWAKLEQDDITLREACGNTVRNITASPTSGIDPKELFDVSPHADAAFRYFLRNPICQEMGRKIKMSFSNTDEDTSLAYLHDVGFIPKIVDGKRGFKVVVGGGLGAQPMLAHVAHEFLAENLVIPFIEAILRVFDRHGERNSRHKARMKFLIQKIGFEAFMDLVKAESKALKNHSFEIPPATAWEVTPPTLVASTVTPNSEAYATWLATNTFEQKQKGFHAVYVRILNGNISSTTSRSLIEALTGYIGDDIRITINQGLMLKYVPTANLAYVYSVLDAHGLAAPGANSIANITACPGTDTCNLAISDSTNITSKLEAVITEEFPSLIHDSAMKIKISGCMNACGQHSMASIGFHGSSLKAADKRVLPALQVLLGGATLGNGEGKIADKVIKVPSKRGPQVLRTLLNNFEENAQAGEYFHSYYDRQGEKYFYDLLKPIADLSTLVDDDFIDWGASENFATEIGVGECAGVVIDLVATLLFESDEKYEWTAAALEDKRYADAIYHAYSVFISAAKALLLDKSISVPTQHSVITKFDENFVATGDFTVEAPSFAELVLQINQNEPSAEFATRYTAQAYAFLQSAKVARS
- a CDS encoding bifunctional heptose 7-phosphate kinase/heptose 1-phosphate adenyltransferase codes for the protein MNPLSTLIEKFSSLRVLVIGDLMVDAYTWGKVNRISPEAPVPVVNVIKRESRLGGAGNVVLNIASLGAKPYVCSVIGDDATGETLQGILQAAGLSTSGIITEKGRPTTVKERVIAGSQQLIRVDSETEAPISAASSKALLEQVKAWLPEVDVILFEDYDKGVLSAELIQEIITLAKARQIPTVVDPKKKNFFAYSGATLFKPNLNELRDGLGLEAAAIAPDAIAKTVADFKAAQSFTGLFVTMSERGVYMDFAADQIQIPAHIRQIADVSGAGDTVISIAACALAAGGSAAQIAELANLGGGLVCEFLGVVPIDVNLLKKEAAKI
- the cobA gene encoding uroporphyrinogen-III C-methyltransferase, which codes for MKNLSHFRSLEPHPKLSVVGAGPGDPELITLKAIKAIASAQAVLYDALVNQSLLAHCSPTCEQIYVGKRAGESHSQEAINKLIVEKAYALGHVVRLKGGDPFVFGRGQEEIEYARGFGLLTDYIPGISSSYAAAGSAEIPLTIRGVNESFWVMTGTKSDGSLTADLALGLQSSATLVILMGMNKLEEIATICQKYGKGDISAAIIQNGTMKNQRIGVSSAAELASMASKEGLTNPAVIVIGEVVRHAKPELWQKITKISKENEQ
- a CDS encoding RidA family protein, which gives rise to MSNRINISSGSPFEDTFGYCRAVKTGNLLEISGTVALVDGEKITADDLYAQTYNIIERIAVVLEEAGSSLKDVVRTRIFTTDISKNLDIARAHAHFFGDVKPTTGIYEISALIAPQYKVEIEFTAWVG